The following is a genomic window from Bombina bombina isolate aBomBom1 chromosome 3, aBomBom1.pri, whole genome shotgun sequence.
AAGAGGGCGATCAACAGGATATCATCACTATCCATGCTCTTGCACTCAAGCCCTCCACAGAAATGTCACTTGCAATGTGACCAGCACAGTTATCCAGAGATAAAGGACAGCTGTTCTCAGTCCTTTATGATGCCAACACAGACACATCAAACTATACCGTCCAATACCAGCTATGGAGATATTGCCCATCTACAGCAACACAATTCTCCTCACTACTCCAGACTCTCACCAGAGACTCCTTATTTCCATTGCCAATATGGGAGCCCAACGGACGACGATTTGATGCCCAGCTCTGCTTACTACACCCATGGGAATTACAACATTGGTATTAGGAATACCTGCTTCCAGAATCATATAGACAACCTTATTGAGCCTTCTACTGGACCCTTACCCTGGCAGTTTGGGTGCCTACAAGCACCTGGTTATCAACATTCTCTTCAAATGCACTGACCCAAGCCCTGCGATGACTGAGAGGATCCATACATATAGACTGTGCCCTTGGTAAAATCTAGAGATGAAAGACCTGTATCACAAGGAGTTAAAAggatagaaaaatatatagatcaTCGGGCCCTAGATATTACTATAACAGGCAAAATATTTCCATATGTGACTACTCTTCCTTTTTAACTCCATGGCTGTTTAAGAGAGCTGTGACCAACTTTACAATGCATCTGGCATCCAAGCAGTTAATGTAGTAATGAAAAATCAGCATTACTGTGGAGGATTGGGGAGGTCTGAGTACTTAGTTTAACATTGTATGGTATGGTAATGTACAAATGCATTGGTACAGGAAAGCTAATAATTCATTCTTAGCACATTGTGAGCAACCAAGCAAAGACAGTATTTTACCTTTCTGTTATAAGATAGATAGTGTTTATACCATACTCAATAcggtatgtcaatcatcaggtgatatttattagatttaaaaatcagataatgtgtttttttatcttCTGCAATGTAAAAAGCCgatataaagtaatttttttaattattgccccaaacacacatacacaaatatattaataatatgctTAGGAAGATTTGTTTCTTTGTAAGCTAAAAATTGTTTATTCATGAATTGATTTATGTTCTGTTAATACAGTGTATTAGTATCAATATGAAagatttatttttacaataaagtgTGTGTCTTTATCCACAATATAAATGTTGTGTTGGGTTAATAAATGCTGCTTGTTACTCTTTGTACAATATATTTACAAAGGTAAGTTAATTTACTATATTGAGAAAAAAACAATCTCTATGATTCCTAAGTTATTTAATGAATATGAAAAAGGAAATGGAGACACTGTTCTCACTTGAGCAAAAAGACCATAGCTAATGTATCCTAAAGATACATAACTGCTATTCACTAAACAAACTTTAATTGATGTTCAGTGATGAGGAATGCTGCTAAAGATAAAAAGACCCAGATGCGACTGTTAATGATGATTTGTGACACATATCTTGTTATGTATTGTTTATAGCCagtattaaaagaaataaaaccttttctaggggcctatttattaatgtgcgagcagacatgatgcgatgtagcgtatcatgtccgctgcacatcgataaatgccgacagcatacgctgacggcatttatcattgcaccagcagttcttgtaaactccccctgtagattcgtggccaatcggccgctagcagggggtgtcaatcatcccgatcgtattcgatcaggttgatttctgtccgctgcctcagagcaggctgacaggttatggagcagtggtctttaggccgctgcttcataacttctgtttcccgcgagcctgaaggttcacacgaaaacaggggcatcaagcgtcatacggaccttgataaatatgccccatagtctcaatTCTGTCATGTGAcactgtttttatctgttttaaaaaGTACAATGAACTGGATAACAATGTCACTAGTTCACCTTATTGTTCCTGTGCTGACCTTGCAGATAATGTGCAACATCAGCCTATATCCTGCATTTGCTGTCGTGTCCCATCACCACTTTGTATGTTAATGTGCTGAAAAATGTGCAAAATGATTGTAAATTAGATTATTTTGTTATTTGGAAATAAAgattttatattctttaaaaacgTTGTCCTGGTTATTTTCCTGACAATCACATATAGCAAATCACTCATATCCATCTATATCTAGCAGTGGTTATCTacagtatctatttatttatctatctatttatctatctatctaaatctcTGTcagtctatctctttctatctattactcgatatctatctatctattatctatctattatctatctatctatctatctatctatatccatctatcagtatctatctatccatctatcagtctatatctatcatgtatctatctatctatctatctatcttctatctatctatctatctaatctctgCCAATCTATTCATCTCTATCCATCTAtaagtctatatctatctatctatctatctatcatctatctatctatctatccattatctatctatctatctatctatctatctatctatctatctatctatctatctatcaatctatgcatcagtctatatatatcatctatctatctatctatctatatatcgatCTAACTATCCATCCatccactatctatctatctatctatctatctatctatctatctatctatctatctatctatcacactggttttcaaacctgtcctcaggcctctatctatatctctgccaatctatttatctctatctatctatctatctatctatctatctatctatctatctatctatccatccatctagcAGTCTAtaccactgattttcaaacctgtcctcagacctccctaacaggctacattttgaggatctctgaactagagcacaggtgaaataatcagatgattagtaaatatggtaatcctgaaaacctgacctgttggagaggcttgaggacaggtttaaaaaccagtggtctatatctatctatccatctatcagtctataaatatctatcatctatctatctatctatctatctatctatctatatctctgtcaatctatttatttatacctatatatccatctatgaatctatatctatctatctatctatctatctatctatcaatcagatCTATGCATCTTTgcgtctatatctatctatctatccgtctatatctatctatccatctatcagtctatatctatctatctatctatctatctatctatccatttatcagtatctatctatctatctatctatctatctattagtctatttctatccatctatccatttatctatctatccatttatcagtatctatctatttatctatctatctatatatccatctatcagtctatatctatctatctatctatctatctatctatctatctatctatctattcatttctcagtatctatctatctatctatctatctatatctatctatctatagctctgtaaatctatatatttctatctatatatccatctatgagtctctatctatctatctatctatctatctatctttctatctatcagtctatatctatctatctatatctctgtcaatctatttatctctatatatctgtctatctatccatctatcagtatatatctatctcCAGTTTATCCATTTATCagttcctatctatctatctatctatttatctatctatctatctatctctctgtcaatCTGttgatctctatctatctatctatctatctatccgtctatcagtctatatctatctatctatctatctatctatctatctatctatctatctatctgtctgtctgtctgtctatatctgtgtaaatctatgcatctctatccatctatatatatccatatatcagtctatatctatctatctatctatctgtctgtctatctatctatcatctctgtcaatctatttatctctatctatctatatatccatctatcagtctatatctatctatctatctatctatctatctatctatctatatctctgtcaatctatttatttctatctatatatccatctatctatctatatctatctatatatatccatctatcagtatctatctatccatctatcagtctatatctatctatcatgtatctatctatgtatctatctatccatctatctatctatatctctgtcaATATATtcatctgtatctatctgtctatctatccatctataagtctatatctatctgtatgtctgtctatctatctatatctctgtaaatctatgtatctctatccatctatatatccatctatcagtctatatctatctgtctatctatctatctatctatctatctatctatctatctatctatttatttctatctatatatccatctatctatctaactatatatctatctgtctgtctgtctatctgtctatctatctatctatctatctatctatctatctatctatctatctatctatctatcaatcaatctatgtatctctatctatctatatatccatctatcagtctatatctatctatctatctatctatctatctatctatctatctatctatatctctgtcaatctatttatttatatctttatatccatCTATgagtcaatatctatctatctattcatctatttatctatctatctatctatctatccatctatcagtatctatctatccatctatcagtctatatctatctatcatatatctatctatctatttatctatctatctatctatttatctatctatctatatctttgttAATCTATTTATctcaatctatctgtctatctatccatctatcagtcTATATCTATCTCCAGTTTATCCATTTATCAGTctccatgtatctatctatctatctatctatctatctatctatctatctatctatctatctatctatctatctatctatatctatgtcaatctatttatctctatctatctagctatccacctatctatctgtctatctatccatctatctatctatcagtctatatccatatatctgtctgtctgtctctctgtctgtctgtctatctatctatatctctgtaaatctatttatctctatccatctatatatccatctatcagtctatatctatctatctatctatctatctatctttcaatctatttattattatctatatatccatctatgagtctatatctatctatctatctatctttatatctatcgatctatctatctatctatctatctatctatctatctatctatatatccatttatcagtacctatttatctatagctctgtcaatctatctatcagtctatatatatatatatatatatatatatatatatctatctacctatctagctatctatttatctctatctatatatccatctatcagtctatatctatctatctatctatctatctatcgatctatatatatctctgtcaatctatttatttctatctatatatacatctatGAGCCCatttacaaatttgcttcattcccttagtgtccattgttgaaggagcagcaatgcactgaacacattgggtgagccaatgacaagaggcatataacacaacaaccaatcagcagcttgctttcagtaatgcactattgatcctgagcctaccttggcaaTCTTTTAAAAAATGCATGTGCATTTTGATCATTCATAATAATACGGATGCGGAAGAAGGCAGCCGCTCGTGTAATTCGGCTATTTTAGTAGCTgatttcttcttttgaaagtgtaacacactaagatctgtgcaaattaaGATCTTAATGTGTTGAACTTTCTTAAGAAGAAACCCGGCTCTGAAAAGAGTGTCGCGAGCAGATGCCTTTTTCCGCATTCGGATCACCACAAACAATCTGAATGCACATGCAtagttaatgtgttttaaaaacgttttattctataacaacacaacagaaatgtcttgtaattacaaggtgtgtactgtccctttaaggtttggcttatcattttaaaaggacagtctacaccaaaattgttattgtttaaaaagaaagacaacGCCTCTACTACCCATTccctgctttgcacaaccaacattgttatattaatatactataacatttaaacctctaaatttctgcctgtttctaagccactacagacagcctcttagcaCATGCTTTTTTATTGGCTTTCCACAGCAAGACACTGTGAATTCATGtggatcatatagataacattgtgcttactccagtgGCGTTGTGCAgaacacaacactaattggctaaaatacaagtcaatagataataaataaatagccctgagataagaaggctgtctgcaaaggcttacataaaaggtaatcacataggtaaaaagtgtaggaatataagtgttggttatgcaaaactggggaatgggtaataaaggggttatatatatatatttttaaataatacatattttggagtagactgtccctgtaagagAAAGGTAATTTTTCTCCAATAGTTaataactccaaaaaaaaaaaactatatttatctatatgtggGCGGGAAAGTTTAATTTCTGAATGTCCCTGCTTTTATTGCTTGTTTGGGTGTAATGtttgtttaatgttttaataaattaatatcTGACATAACATTTTTgccatttaattaaagggacataatactcatatgctaaatcacttgaaactgatgcagtataactgtaaaaagctgacaggaaaatatcacctgagcatttctatgtaaaaaaggaagatattttacctcacaatctcctcagcagagtaagttctgtgtaaaaagttatacttcacctgctcccagctgcaggtaaaaaaaaataaaaaaaatgaagaaatgaacagcagccaatcagcatcagcagtgctgaggtcatgaactcttactgtgatctcatgagatttgacttaactctcatgagatttcatagtaagcttcctttacctgattggtgaaataatatgag
Proteins encoded in this region:
- the BHLHA9 gene encoding class A basic helix-loop-helix protein 9, with amino-acid sequence MSLTESDFSEDEHELSGEQDASSDQSLETFQGQESGSEVEEAKPKKRNRPVRSKARRIAANVRERKRILDYNQAFNSLRLVLKHDLSGKRLSKIATLKRAINRISSLSMLLHSSPPQKCHLQCDQHSYPEIKDSCSQSFMMPTQTHQTIPSNTSYGDIAHLQQHNSPHYSRLSPETPYFHCQYGSPTDDDLMPSSAYYTHGNYNIGIRNTCFQNHIDNLIEPSTGPLPWQFGCLQAPGYQHSLQMH